In the Haloferula helveola genome, one interval contains:
- a CDS encoding PEP-CTERM sorting domain-containing protein (PEP-CTERM proteins occur, often in large numbers, in the proteomes of bacteria that also encode an exosortase, a predicted intramembrane cysteine proteinase. The presence of a PEP-CTERM domain at a protein's C-terminus predicts cleavage within the sorting domain, followed by covalent anchoring to some some component of the (usually Gram-negative) cell surface. Many PEP-CTERM proteins exhibit an unusual sequence composition that includes large numbers of potential glycosylation sites. Expression of one such protein has been shown restore the ability of a bacterium to form floc, a type of biofilm.) has product MWLDNDDVYSFASAADFATNTGGTFLGNASASGGTGNDASLSISDDGTVYAFYNGGDVWTAATIGDFITNTNVTFVGNRGGLNGGDTDLAIGPGGSVTALLWNGDVWQWSSMANFISDSGAAFMGTRPFGQNGGNTSIAIDDSGAVTAFFGDGSVWSFADAASFGNDTNNSFLGNRSGNGSINRIAASTVPEPATLLPLLGALGMLALRRRRA; this is encoded by the coding sequence ATGTGGCTCGATAATGACGACGTCTATAGCTTCGCCAGCGCCGCTGACTTTGCGACCAACACAGGTGGTACTTTCCTCGGCAATGCGTCGGCTTCCGGGGGCACCGGGAACGACGCCTCACTCTCCATAAGTGATGATGGAACGGTCTATGCCTTCTACAACGGGGGCGACGTTTGGACGGCGGCGACCATTGGTGACTTCATCACCAACACCAATGTTACCTTTGTGGGCAACCGCGGCGGACTGAATGGTGGTGACACCGACCTCGCCATCGGTCCGGGCGGTAGCGTCACCGCCTTGCTGTGGAACGGCGATGTGTGGCAGTGGTCGTCCATGGCCAACTTCATCAGCGACTCCGGTGCCGCGTTTATGGGTACTCGGCCCTTCGGTCAGAATGGCGGTAACACGTCCATCGCGATCGACGATTCCGGCGCTGTGACCGCGTTCTTCGGTGACGGATCGGTTTGGAGCTTTGCGGACGCTGCCAGCTTCGGGAATGACACGAACAACTCGTTCCTGGGCAATCGCTCGGGAAATGGTTCGATCAACCGTATCGCCGCCTCCACGGTTCCCGAACCGGCGACCTTGTTGCCCTTGCTCGGCGCCCTCGGCATGCTCGCGCTCCGCCGCCGTAGAGCCTAG
- a CDS encoding transposase: MARQARYEAAGAVYHVMARGDGGRDVFEDDRDRLKWLDRMAEVCGKYGWRVHAYVLMGNHFHLLLETPQPNLVSGMKWLMGVHSQDWNRKRKRRGHVYQGRYKAVVVNGEDGAGYFRIVADYIHLNPVRSGWVGGTTGKPLAEWRWSSFPYYGRRKAPAWLATEKVLGAFELSPERRGRRAYAGYLEERARDREGALNDESLRFLRRGWYLGDEGFRDRLVDALADGIRPKRRKGSVSGGAARAHDEAEAERIVRCGWIELGIPSEPGNLAGRGAFRDEKALLAWLSRKLTSVSRDWVAERLAMGHPTSVSRAAARVRVEPDLAKRGRKLERAVVQQITD; the protein is encoded by the coding sequence ATGGCGCGGCAGGCCAGATACGAGGCGGCGGGAGCGGTCTACCACGTGATGGCCCGTGGGGACGGGGGGCGCGATGTGTTTGAGGACGATCGGGACCGGTTGAAGTGGCTGGACCGGATGGCGGAGGTTTGCGGGAAGTATGGCTGGCGGGTGCACGCTTACGTTCTGATGGGTAATCATTTCCACCTGCTGCTCGAAACGCCGCAGCCGAATCTGGTGTCGGGCATGAAGTGGTTGATGGGGGTGCATTCGCAGGACTGGAACCGCAAGCGCAAGCGACGTGGCCATGTGTATCAGGGCCGCTACAAGGCCGTGGTGGTCAACGGTGAGGACGGCGCCGGGTATTTCAGGATCGTGGCGGACTACATCCATCTCAATCCCGTGCGCAGCGGTTGGGTCGGAGGGACGACGGGGAAGCCGCTCGCCGAATGGCGATGGAGTAGCTTTCCGTATTACGGACGACGGAAAGCACCGGCATGGCTGGCGACTGAGAAGGTGCTCGGTGCGTTCGAGCTTTCGCCGGAACGACGAGGCAGAAGAGCCTATGCCGGATATCTGGAGGAGCGTGCGAGGGACCGTGAGGGTGCTCTCAATGACGAGTCGCTGCGGTTTCTCAGACGGGGGTGGTATTTGGGCGACGAGGGCTTCCGCGACCGATTGGTCGATGCTCTGGCCGATGGAATCAGGCCCAAACGCCGAAAGGGAAGCGTGTCGGGTGGGGCCGCACGGGCTCACGACGAGGCGGAGGCGGAGAGGATCGTGCGCTGCGGGTGGATTGAGTTGGGGATTCCTTCAGAGCCAGGGAACCTGGCCGGGAGGGGGGCCTTCAGGGATGAGAAGGCGCTGCTGGCGTGGTTGTCGCGGAAGCTCACGTCGGTTTCACGGGACTGGGTCGCGGAAAGGTTGGCGATGGGTCACCCGACCAGCGTGAGCCGGGCGGCGGCCAGGGTGCGGGTGGAACCGGATCTGGCGAAACGAGGGAGAAAGTTGGAGAGGGCAGTTGTGCAACAAATCACGGACTGA
- a CDS encoding LysM peptidoglycan-binding domain-containing protein yields MRIPIALAVLGMIFGAAGLYFGLAANQRLAAIGESIEAGSTGLGGLESRMEDYETQRAELGAQVEKLEGVVKEFEGAVKRASDDSERRGGAITELATALQVNRTQIIKNAESISKLARVEVPAVSPAAPSMPDLPTPPESLPDAPTTPDEPEMPDTAGTPDTGGVPETPTSPDTPSIAETPRAGDTPSATTTYVIRAGDTFGKIASRLGIELQAILDANPDADPSRLQIGDVINVPTDD; encoded by the coding sequence ATGAGGATTCCAATTGCTCTCGCCGTGCTCGGTATGATCTTCGGTGCTGCCGGGCTGTATTTTGGCCTGGCGGCGAACCAGCGGCTTGCGGCGATTGGCGAGTCGATTGAAGCGGGAAGCACGGGGCTCGGAGGCCTCGAAAGCCGCATGGAGGATTACGAGACCCAGAGGGCTGAGCTGGGTGCCCAGGTGGAGAAACTCGAGGGTGTCGTCAAGGAATTCGAAGGTGCCGTGAAACGTGCCAGTGACGACAGCGAGCGACGGGGTGGAGCGATCACCGAACTGGCGACGGCACTGCAGGTGAACCGGACGCAGATCATCAAGAATGCAGAGTCGATCTCCAAACTGGCGCGTGTCGAGGTTCCTGCGGTTTCGCCTGCTGCCCCCAGCATGCCCGACTTGCCCACGCCCCCGGAGAGTCTGCCCGATGCACCAACGACTCCCGACGAACCCGAAATGCCTGACACAGCAGGAACGCCTGACACAGGAGGAGTGCCTGAAACACCAACTTCCCCCGATACACCAAGCATCGCTGAGACACCCCGTGCAGGCGACACACCGAGCGCTACCACGACCTACGTCATTCGTGCGGGCGACACCTTCGGGAAAATTGCGAGCCGCCTGGGAATCGAATTGCAGGCCATACTGGATGCCAATCCCGATGCAGACCCGTCGCGTCTGCAGATCGGCGATGTCATCAATGTTCCGACTGACGACTGA
- a CDS encoding radical SAM protein: MSGSAILTTPEETSVLHTVTVTVNNACNLRCTHCYLQYQSDTNELLDPKTVTWLAASEFAHIAIVGKEPLANRRSAEFVSQAVEQFTRSGKSVSLITNGLNARLLGSETVQQLAWIDISVDGGIESFGRHGRGPLASLERAVDHFREKGCKKLRSLNTISAANIKDIPDILSLSDHLDFDLTIFAPYFRTASLRPQYAEMVAPSSYLKGFASINLEKRAGKVVILIGSKYFDAFNESRSDSIKAMLPLMQAGILKEIDGDPIDRGLMRVTFDDLVLKPLESLHTVGYQGSGRRVNRLQTAEETFARLRN; this comes from the coding sequence ATGTCAGGCTCTGCCATCCTAACAACACCGGAGGAAACCTCGGTGCTACACACTGTTACCGTTACTGTCAACAACGCTTGCAATCTCAGATGCACGCACTGCTACCTCCAGTATCAATCCGACACAAACGAGCTACTCGACCCAAAGACCGTTACGTGGCTAGCAGCGTCGGAATTTGCGCACATCGCAATCGTCGGCAAAGAGCCATTGGCAAATCGTCGATCCGCAGAGTTCGTCTCCCAAGCAGTCGAACAATTCACACGGTCCGGCAAATCGGTTAGCCTGATAACGAACGGCCTCAACGCAAGACTACTCGGCTCGGAAACCGTCCAACAACTCGCTTGGATCGACATAAGCGTCGATGGTGGCATTGAGAGCTTTGGTCGGCACGGACGCGGCCCTCTTGCCTCGCTAGAACGAGCTGTGGATCACTTCAGGGAGAAAGGGTGCAAAAAGCTTCGGAGCCTGAATACAATATCAGCCGCCAACATCAAAGACATCCCTGACATCCTCTCTCTATCAGACCATCTAGACTTTGATTTGACAATCTTTGCTCCCTACTTCCGAACCGCGAGTCTCAGGCCGCAATACGCCGAAATGGTCGCACCCAGCAGCTACTTGAAGGGTTTCGCCTCTATAAACCTCGAAAAGCGCGCGGGAAAAGTCGTCATTCTGATCGGAAGTAAATACTTTGACGCTTTCAATGAAAGCCGTAGTGACTCAATCAAAGCAATGCTCCCGCTCATGCAAGCGGGGATCCTCAAGGAAATCGATGGCGATCCGATTGATCGGGGTCTGATGAGAGTAACTTTCGATGACCTTGTTCTGAAACCATTGGAATCTCTGCACACGGTGGGATACCAGGGTAGCGGGAGACGTGTAAACCGACTTCAAACGGCCGAGGAAACTTTTGCACGCCTCCGGAACTAG
- a CDS encoding ATP-binding cassette domain-containing protein, which translates to MQSDPTTHGVEASNLSFSYGSTPLFSDLNLNVRERLALFVGPSGCGKTTILKLIGGYLKPTDQSTFINNPFRTGMILQNDMLVPWLSGTRNIELFLKRPIASFRSHPLFGMIEPILNQPVYTLSFGQRRMIELVRAFCSDRELLLLDEPFNYLDENRRERFANHIINNTKIRIICTSHYFGEFTNTHWEQFRFEGDPPHTHLIS; encoded by the coding sequence ATGCAATCGGACCCAACCACACATGGAGTAGAGGCAAGCAATCTAAGCTTCTCGTACGGCAGCACCCCACTGTTTTCAGACCTTAATCTGAACGTACGAGAACGTTTGGCGCTCTTTGTTGGGCCTTCTGGCTGCGGCAAGACCACCATCTTAAAACTAATTGGAGGCTACCTTAAGCCGACCGACCAATCCACGTTCATTAACAATCCGTTCCGCACCGGCATGATTCTCCAGAATGATATGCTGGTTCCATGGCTGTCCGGAACGCGGAATATCGAACTGTTCCTGAAGCGCCCGATCGCATCCTTCCGCTCACACCCCCTCTTCGGCATGATCGAGCCGATACTCAACCAGCCGGTCTACACCTTGTCGTTTGGACAACGCCGGATGATCGAGCTCGTTCGCGCCTTCTGCTCTGATCGAGAACTACTCCTGCTAGACGAACCGTTTAACTATCTTGACGAGAATAGAAGGGAGCGGTTTGCGAACCATATCATCAATAACACCAAAATCCGTATCATCTGCACCTCACACTATTTTGGGGAATTCACCAACACTCACTGGGAACAGTTTCGATTTGAAGGAGACCCTCCGCACACCCACCTAATTTCATGA
- a CDS encoding ABC transporter permease, translating into MKSAIRQFITKAIAWTLPLTIWLAVKYGFQISDRYLPSPIGVFSAANSLGPALLIDTLHTSIRIILSFVLGLGFGLTTALLCFRASLLRHLIPMVNALRAVPPIAMVPFFLLWFGFSEWGKILLLTAGLGLNVFVAIADKLESPDRDATIMFKSFDIEPRTLVSQYWFQATLEGLLPTLRFGLAMAIGVALVAEMLGSQTGLGHVIQISRATFSMDVIFLAAAILGTITVAFDRLLIVFWRHLIYWKQ; encoded by the coding sequence ATGAAATCAGCGATCAGGCAATTCATAACCAAGGCCATCGCATGGACACTACCGCTCACCATCTGGTTGGCGGTGAAGTACGGATTTCAAATCTCCGATCGTTACCTTCCAAGCCCCATAGGGGTGTTCTCAGCAGCGAATTCGTTGGGGCCAGCGCTACTGATAGACACCCTTCACACCTCCATCCGTATCATTCTAAGCTTCGTTCTCGGCTTGGGATTCGGCCTCACCACGGCTCTTCTCTGCTTTCGAGCTTCACTCTTACGTCATCTCATCCCGATGGTGAATGCGCTACGCGCCGTCCCCCCGATCGCAATGGTGCCGTTCTTCCTACTTTGGTTCGGTTTCTCAGAATGGGGTAAGATCCTGCTGCTTACCGCTGGTCTAGGGCTCAATGTATTCGTCGCAATCGCCGACAAACTTGAGTCTCCGGATAGGGACGCTACTATAATGTTTAAATCGTTCGACATTGAACCAAGAACCCTGGTTTCACAGTACTGGTTCCAAGCTACCTTAGAGGGCTTGCTACCCACACTGCGGTTCGGCCTAGCTATGGCAATTGGCGTAGCACTTGTCGCCGAAATGCTAGGCTCACAGACTGGCCTTGGTCACGTCATACAAATTTCTCGCGCCACGTTCTCAATGGACGTAATTTTCTTAGCTGCTGCAATTCTCGGCACCATAACGGTAGCCTTCGACCGCCTCTTAATCGTATTCTGGAGACATCTGATTTACTGGAAACAATGA
- a CDS encoding DUF2971 domain-containing protein, whose amino-acid sequence MPQNVAKSRCLRCKQLSEEGSPVSGLDWAFHITPHPNIFSLGYFLTTQVFDKPSGIPKDLKESASLLRSALARQPTLERIILMEFDTRETRTPEFRWCDCEFFVGTDDSVQSLVEQGHRILRVPLTNYKLHAIFRRKHGEQTHAEDTETDDAETEDKVIITDSRPLVDTLITALKELKELKPKHKLLEIIDPETSPEQARLPSEITFKDACNYDSPKLYILTAPGVDVYVDKAKQPDTLISEHLIDISVPTFICARINTGLLQDENKVLKCLTSLQGIFAYIVERSVDFAKLTPDSPKADDFWVEYFKNSSEVYDRITRDHENLISPFVRYRFDIDRGRTISDDRFREQLTRPRRFANIISRHAEPPDSIDSEKDGPRSEDIAAQVLELHRLRPAAGSKLVLTHYCDLDTVWAMLNSAKDDSKRSNPGLRLWATPVNLLNDEMEGQELFKWIEKALSKNQGASKLSNYLQWIREPPGTNSRGLITVTTSFSLEDSFEEAGDNLDMWRAYGGNNGVALTMELDHGFDELSQLYAVKYADDEFARTWALLQRECVSCPKEVEGHPDSFWMNLEMLRFCYKHPRWQTEREARIIRPVTINELRSVEGCQDGDASKARFFEPSEPFFMRRSVTNRTKVTLGPLLSQNKIGRHRVALRVRKIFQETLGYEPYVDFSKTKYRLTQ is encoded by the coding sequence ATGCCTCAAAATGTAGCGAAAAGCAGATGCTTGCGGTGCAAGCAGCTTTCAGAGGAAGGTTCGCCGGTATCAGGCTTGGACTGGGCATTTCATATCACGCCCCATCCGAATATTTTCTCCCTCGGATACTTTCTCACAACCCAGGTATTTGACAAACCCTCCGGAATTCCAAAGGATCTTAAGGAGAGCGCTAGTTTACTAAGAAGCGCTTTGGCCCGACAACCCACGCTTGAACGCATCATCCTGATGGAGTTCGACACTCGAGAGACCCGAACGCCCGAGTTCCGGTGGTGTGATTGCGAGTTTTTTGTAGGGACCGATGATTCCGTACAGTCCCTCGTTGAGCAGGGGCACCGTATACTACGAGTCCCACTTACCAATTATAAGCTGCATGCGATCTTCAGACGAAAACATGGAGAGCAAACTCACGCCGAGGATACGGAAACCGACGATGCGGAAACCGAAGATAAGGTAATAATCACCGATAGTAGGCCATTGGTGGATACACTTATCACAGCACTCAAAGAACTCAAAGAACTTAAACCTAAGCACAAGCTACTGGAAATCATCGACCCGGAGACCAGCCCCGAACAGGCAAGGCTTCCGTCAGAAATCACATTCAAAGACGCGTGCAACTATGATTCTCCAAAACTGTATATTCTTACAGCACCAGGAGTTGACGTCTATGTGGATAAGGCGAAGCAACCTGACACCCTCATTTCCGAGCACCTAATAGACATCAGTGTTCCAACTTTTATCTGCGCTCGAATCAACACGGGACTTCTCCAAGATGAGAACAAAGTCCTCAAATGCCTCACCAGCCTACAAGGGATTTTTGCTTACATCGTTGAGCGCTCGGTAGACTTCGCTAAGCTTACCCCTGATTCCCCAAAGGCCGACGATTTTTGGGTCGAATATTTTAAGAATTCTTCAGAAGTCTACGATCGCATCACCCGTGATCATGAGAATCTGATTAGCCCTTTCGTCCGGTATCGGTTCGACATCGATAGAGGTCGAACCATAAGCGATGATAGATTTAGGGAACAACTGACGCGGCCTAGACGTTTTGCGAATATCATATCACGTCACGCAGAACCCCCGGATTCCATCGATTCCGAGAAAGATGGACCTCGATCTGAGGATATCGCCGCACAGGTGCTCGAGCTTCATCGCCTAAGACCTGCGGCAGGTTCAAAGTTAGTGCTCACACACTACTGTGATCTGGATACTGTTTGGGCAATGCTGAACTCCGCCAAAGATGATTCGAAACGCAGCAATCCGGGGCTCCGCCTCTGGGCGACGCCAGTGAATCTGCTGAACGATGAAATGGAGGGCCAAGAACTTTTCAAGTGGATCGAGAAGGCACTTTCCAAGAACCAAGGGGCATCGAAACTCTCCAACTATCTCCAATGGATTCGAGAGCCTCCTGGGACAAACTCACGAGGACTGATTACAGTTACCACAAGCTTTTCCTTGGAAGACAGCTTTGAAGAGGCTGGAGATAACTTGGACATGTGGAGGGCGTATGGAGGCAATAATGGCGTTGCCCTAACGATGGAGCTTGATCACGGTTTCGACGAGTTGAGTCAACTCTACGCAGTAAAATACGCCGATGACGAATTCGCTCGGACTTGGGCACTACTTCAACGGGAGTGTGTTAGTTGCCCGAAGGAAGTTGAAGGTCACCCTGATTCGTTTTGGATGAATTTGGAGATGCTGCGTTTTTGCTATAAACATCCTCGCTGGCAAACGGAACGCGAAGCACGGATAATCAGACCGGTGACGATCAATGAACTCAGATCAGTCGAAGGTTGCCAAGATGGCGATGCTTCCAAAGCTCGATTCTTTGAACCTTCCGAGCCTTTTTTTATGAGAAGATCGGTTACGAATCGAACGAAAGTAACTCTAGGCCCTCTACTAAGTCAGAACAAGATTGGGAGGCATCGCGTAGCTTTGCGTGTCCGAAAGATATTCCAAGAGACGCTTGGATATGAACCTTATGTTGATTTTTCAAAGACCAAGTATCGACTGACGCAATAA
- a CDS encoding nucleotide-binding protein, translated as MADTEFHVVVIDDKLETCDRVMERLSGMRVAVNAGQSLSVLVSMVHIVLERQYLDESPERDSWTFHPDTLAQLERASRKKADMVLVDYIYIDGVVSKYFAERSTHTKISEAELKRRILNPSHLRDWVASHDGVERKIQARILENLFLLEGAVYLHTYTPQGAHVATGSMEQRRRMAGVAFPNGRIDVIDTRSELYNNEEFDWPNPDSKFCSRYYPYQLAVLFAQIVQTEMLRSVVDRVTPHRKVFIVHERGSDERNEVASLMRDLSLEAVILDDQPNVGSTILAKLRHYADVGFAVVVLTGKDRGGFAGDGPNGQRPRARQNAIFELGFFLALLGDKRVCCLCTPNIELPTNYRGPLYLELDKEGEWKKSLAREISAAGLGIDPGWVERESPERVEE; from the coding sequence ATGGCGGATACAGAATTCCATGTGGTCGTCATAGATGACAAACTGGAAACCTGCGACCGAGTCATGGAGCGATTGTCGGGTATGCGAGTTGCCGTCAATGCAGGCCAGAGCCTCTCCGTGTTGGTGTCAATGGTGCATATTGTCTTGGAGAGACAGTATCTGGATGAATCTCCAGAGAGGGACTCATGGACCTTTCACCCAGATACTCTTGCCCAGCTTGAGCGTGCGTCACGCAAAAAAGCAGATATGGTGCTAGTTGATTACATCTACATTGATGGGGTGGTCTCAAAGTATTTTGCAGAAAGATCAACACACACCAAAATCTCAGAGGCGGAACTCAAGCGACGGATTCTAAACCCGAGCCATCTCCGCGATTGGGTTGCCAGCCACGACGGTGTCGAACGAAAGATACAGGCGAGGATTCTTGAGAATCTTTTCCTGCTTGAAGGCGCCGTCTATCTCCACACCTATACCCCGCAAGGTGCACATGTTGCAACAGGATCGATGGAGCAAAGACGGAGAATGGCAGGTGTGGCGTTTCCAAATGGTCGGATTGATGTCATCGATACGAGGTCAGAGCTCTACAACAATGAGGAGTTTGATTGGCCGAATCCCGATAGTAAGTTTTGCAGTCGATACTATCCATACCAATTGGCCGTATTGTTCGCGCAGATTGTTCAGACAGAGATGCTGCGGTCAGTCGTCGACCGTGTGACTCCGCATCGAAAGGTCTTTATAGTACATGAAAGAGGCAGCGATGAGCGGAACGAGGTCGCTTCTTTGATGCGGGACTTGTCGCTCGAGGCGGTCATACTCGATGATCAGCCAAATGTTGGTAGCACAATTCTCGCCAAGCTCCGACACTACGCTGATGTTGGATTTGCTGTCGTAGTGCTTACCGGCAAAGATCGTGGAGGTTTTGCTGGCGACGGGCCAAATGGGCAACGACCTCGAGCCCGCCAAAACGCTATCTTTGAACTTGGTTTTTTCTTAGCGCTACTGGGCGACAAACGTGTTTGTTGCCTATGCACACCGAATATTGAGCTGCCCACCAATTACCGTGGTCCGCTCTATCTCGAACTCGATAAGGAGGGTGAGTGGAAGAAGAGCCTTGCGAGGGAAATCTCGGCTGCCGGATTGGGAATTGATCCGGGCTGGGTTGAGAGAGAATCTCCCGAACGAGTTGAAGAGTGA